GTCAAAACTATGTCAGGCTATAATATAGGTCGAATCAGATATAGTGGCGGTTTTAAGCGACACAAACCTGTGCTTATTTCGACGCTATGCAAGCTAACGTCGGTTTTAAACGACGCAGTAGGCCCTTATTTCGACGCTATGCAAGAtaacgtcggtttaaagcgacgcaaTAGGCTTGCACTGACAAGTATAGCAGGCTTTATGTCAGGTTACGTGTGGGGAGGTTTAGTCAGTGATTGTGTCGGTTTTAAGCGACGTAATGTATTCATATTTCGACGCTAAGTTGTTATCCATATTTAATTTCTGTCTCCCTTCACTTCCGTGTTCCACTTCTGTCTCTCCTCTCTATCACCCATTTCTGGCTTCCTCTTTCCCCCATTTCTAGCTTCCTCTTTCCCCCActtccttctccttccattAAGTTTTGCAATGGATAATTCCCGTGAAGATCAACGTTCTGAGGAACTTCATTTGGAAGAGGACGAGGGTGATGCTGGTTCttttttgaattgttatgagtgtcagtttttttttttttttttttgtgtttgaacGATTATTATTGCTAATctgaaaatatacatttgtttccTACTTTTTAATTGTGTGTTTGTATTAACAAGGTACATCTCAACGGAGGCGTGGACCCTCAATTCCTAAATGGACGAAACAGCTTTGTTCGTTTGATTCGTCCGGAAAATGCATTAGTGATAACGCtagtgctttttcaaaacatgtagcaGCGGAGGTTAGGGACTATAGAAATCTTCCGTTGGAGAAAGATTGGCGTAAGGTTAcggaagaagataaggaagctTTTTGGAATAGAATAAAGGTATATAtagatctttttatttttagttgaaaatagAAGAATAGGTCAATGATTGTAATAATATTTGACTAgcgtgattttttttgttttttgtttttatgtatgtaGGGAAGTATCTTTTTTGAAGATGCAGATATAGTAAAAATGCCTTTGATCCGTCATATGACGCTTAAGATTGCGGAGCATGCGCACAAAGAGTTTagaaataagttaaaaaaaaagtattatactAAAAGAGCAGAACAGGTTCGCAGCGAGCCTCCTCCTGATGTGATTCCTACCCAGTGGAATGATTTGTTGGCATATTGGAATAGAGACAAAACAAAGGTAAACCCTACACGATTTATTTCGTTATAACTTTAAAGTTGCCTAAtataatcttttcttttttcgttcgttttttttcaggaggttgctgaaaaaaataagattaatcggggattgaaatcaatgaaccATACTACTGGTACAAAATCCTTTGCAAGAGTGCGGGAAGAATATGTATGGATTGTACATTTTCAAGagatgattaattttaaataattatatttatttttagtatgaggtttgcttaatttgtttgtatgaaattttatttttgataaagcGGAAGAAGCATGGGAAAGAAGCAGATCCTGTAACCTTTTTTCGTGAATGTCATACACGAAAAGATAAATCATGGATTGATGAAACATCGGAGCGTACAGGGGTAATTGATTTTTTCGTGTtagtatttgattttattagtatttattatctatagcttatttttctgttttacgattgaatttttgtttttaaaaattgtaatgcAAGTCAACAATGGAGAGCAACCTGCAAACATTGATTGAGTCGGGCCAAGACGATAATGAAGATCTTAGGACCCAAGTTTATGTTGATACTATGGGTCCTGAGAGGTATAATAGAGTCAGAGGATACGGTCATGGTGTGACTCCTGATATGGTGTCTTATGCATCTTCTGCATCTTCTACATCAATTTCCTCTAGGAGATCATCTAAGAGTTCAATGGCGTTGCTAATGACTCAAAATAATGAGTTGAAAATGAGAgacgaaaataataataaacggaTTTCGGACCTGGAGAACAAGCAAAATCAGTTGTTTGCATGGTTTTTTCAAAGATTTCAGCCACAACCACCATATAGCCCGGGAACCCAACAATCAGGCCACAGTCAACCTCCTCAACAGTCGGGCCAAAGTCAGCCTTCCCCTGCATATCCGTATGCTGGCAATAATCAGCAACCTCTATATCCTGTGTATCCGATGCCTGCGCAGCCCATGCCATACATGCAGCAGCCGCCCATGCCATATATGCAGCAGCCGCCCATGCCATACATGCAGCAGCCGCCTTATCAAGTGCCAGTATATCGACCTGAGATGGCTGCTCCTAGTGGATCTTTTCCGGAAGTTCCAGTTGGGGGGTTTTCTGGAATGCTTGCAGGTGTTGGATTTGATGTGGACTTGTCGAGGATTTTTGGATCAGATGGAGGATCTCAAGAAGGAGGATCTCAAGGAGGAGTATCTCAAGGAGAAGATTCTCAAGCAGAAGGATCTGGACGACGTTCAGGCGCAGATTCGGTTGGGTAGTTTaattggttctttttcttgtcgGTTAAATACGACAGTATAATTGgtctatctttttgtttttttatgttatgtttgtaaTGTCGGATTTAATGTTTGTTACGACGGACGactttttggattttatgtgAAATGTGAAATGTACAGTTTGGCactattgtttttgttatttattttcatttttgtttttttatgttatgtttgtaaTGTCGGATTTAATGTTTGTTACGACGGACGactttttggattttatgtgAAATGTGAAATGTACAGTTTGGCactattgtttttgttatttattttcattaatgtttattttgatcttaaaatttataattttttttggttggaattAATTGAAATTGCATGCAGTTGTTCatccacttttattattattaacaaataTAGTGTCGGTTAAGACCGTTactagtttttatattttatttatttaattgttatctaacgtcggtttaaggaatattttatttatttcattttaatataatgtcgctttaaagcgacaGTATACTGCatactttattattaaataGCTGATGCACGTGTAAGTATGCGTCgctagtttttatattttatttatttcattgttatctaacgtcggtttaaggaatattttatttatttcattttaatataatgtcgctttaaagcgacaGTATACTGCatactttattattaaataGCTGATCCACGTGTAAATatgcgtcgctttaaaccgacgttaGGGTTAGtgtcgctttaaagcgacaCTATGTAGTGGCGGATTAAGCTCAAAAAGCGACGCTGAAGCCCTTTTGCGACCCTAGCAATAGTGTCGCTATTGAAAAGCGACATTACATTATGTAATGTCGGATTTGTGCCAAATTTTCGACAGAAAGTTGATTTCTCGTCGGTTTGTCCTCCGCCGGTGATAGCATATATTGTAGTAGTGGGAGAGTGAGAGCTTCAGCGACAAGGGAATGCCACGAGTCCCAAAAAGATGGAAAGGCGCATGCGAGAACAGAACATCATTCGCTTCTTCCCTCTGCAACAGGAAGCTAATCGGTGCTCGGTCCTTCAATAAAGGCTTCCGAGCATCGGGAAGAAACCTAGCCGCATTGGACTATGACTCGCCGAGAGATTACAGCGGTCATGGAACCCACACCTCCTCGACAGCGGCGGGTAACCATGTGACCAGCGCAAGTCACTTCGGATACGCAAAAGGTTCTCCGAGAGGGATGGCGCCGCGTGCACACCTTGCCATGTACAAAATCGGATGGTCTGGACAAGATCTTATAGCTAGTGATGTGCTAGCTGGCATGGACAGGGCCATTTCCGATGGCGTTGATATCATGTCCCTTTCTTTTGGCTTAGATATCACCGAATATTTCAACGATGTGATTGCGATCGCTTCTTTCTCAGCAGTCCAAAGAGGAATTGTTGTCGTGTGTGCTGTGGGAAATGACGGTCAGCTTGAAAGCTCAACATCCAACGGAGCCCCGTGGATCACTACAGTCGGTGCCGGAACAGTGGATCGTACTTTTACTGCGAAATTGACGCTCGATGGTGGCTTATTTACCGCTGAAGGAGTATCATACTTCCCGCTAAGCGTTTACATTAGTGATGCACCTTTGTTTTATGGGAAACACAATACAAGCAAACAAAGATGTGACCCTGGGGCAATGATTCCTGAAGAAGTGTTCGGCAAGGTGGTTCTTTGTGATTGGAGCAACCTGACTTCCTTCGTTGGTCAAATGGCGGAGGTAGGAAACTCAGGGGCTTATGCTGGAATCTTATTGTCTAATGAGTCAGATTTTAACCTCCAACACTTCACCATTCCCGCTCTGGTTCTTCCAATTGAGAAAGGGGTTTTGATCAAGGAGTATGCAACAAGAGCCAACAAAACAACTCAAGTTAAAACCCTGAGCTTTGTGCACACTACTTTGGGTTCAAAACCAGCACCACTAGTGTACTCTCAATCTTCAAGAGGACCGGACCGCATCAATCCAAGCATCCTAAAACCAGACATTCTTGCTCCAGGGGTTGACGTGCTAGGTGCAGTTGCACCTAACAGGCCATCAATCTTGCACTTCAATAACTACGAGTTGGTCTCAGATTATGCACTCATGTCAGGGACCTCAATGGCAGCACCGCACGTTGCAGGTGTTGCTGCTCTGGTAAAAGCCGTTCATAGGGAATGGAGCCCAGCGGCAATTCGATCAGCAATCATGACCAGTGCATACACTGTTGACAACACCAATGCGACCATAAAAGACCAAGAGACTGGTCTTCCAGCCACCCCTCTAGACTTCGGTGCTGGCCATATCAACCCAAACAAAGCCATGAACCCTGGATTAATCTATGACATGGATGTCCAAGATTACATTGATTTTCTGTGTGGCCTAGGATACAATGTGAAGCAGATGCATGCCATTCTTCGGCGAAGTGAGTGGAGTT
This genomic stretch from Pyrus communis chromosome 2, drPyrComm1.1, whole genome shotgun sequence harbors:
- the LOC137723690 gene encoding subtilisin-like protease SBT3; the protein is MAPRAHLAMYKIGWSGQDLIASDVLAGMDRAISDGVDIMSLSFGLDITEYFNDVIAIASFSAVQRGIVVVCAVGNDGQLESSTSNGAPWITTVGAGTVDRTFTAKLTLDGGLFTAEGVSYFPLSVYISDAPLFYGKHNTSKQRCDPGAMIPEEVFGKVVLCDWSNLTSFVGQMAEVGNSGAYAGILLSNESDFNLQHFTIPALVLPIEKGVLIKEYATRANKTTQVKTLSFVHTTLGSKPAPLVYSQSSRGPDRINPSILKPDILAPGVDVLGAVAPNRPSILHFNNYELVSDYALMSGTSMAAPHVAGVAALVKAVHREWSPAAIRSAIMTSAYTVDNTNATIKDQETGLPATPLDFGAGHINPNKAMNPGLIYDMDVQDYIDFLCGLGYNVKQMHAILRRSEWSCSSHPTQLNYPSFMAIFNSSTDGSSPKSENFTRVVTNVGDHTSIYKAVLQVPRGLKIAVEPSTLAFSRKNQQHAFSLRVQIDGNASRVTYGYLKWIDQYSHIVSSPVVIVNY